In a genomic window of Flavobacterium lipolyticum:
- a CDS encoding cytochrome C oxidase subunit IV family protein: protein MSHEHVSNTKRIWFVFALLSVVTTVEVILGIYKPASLEFNHFVGLNLLNWIFYILTIFKAYYIVWAFMHMEGEKSSLRWSVVAPVIFLVLYLLFILLTEGHYIYGVFKDSTIKWNF from the coding sequence ATGTCACACGAGCACGTATCAAATACAAAAAGAATCTGGTTTGTTTTTGCATTACTATCAGTAGTAACTACAGTAGAGGTTATTTTAGGTATCTACAAACCTGCATCATTAGAGTTTAATCATTTTGTTGGCTTGAACTTATTGAACTGGATTTTTTACATCCTTACAATTTTTAAAGCTTATTATATAGTATGGGCATTTATGCACATGGAAGGTGAAAAAAGCAGCCTTAGATGGTCTGTTGTAGCACCTGTTATTTTCCTGGTATTATATCTATTGTTTATTCTGTTAACAGAAGGGCATTATATTTATGGGGTTTTTAAAGATTCTACTATTAAATGGAATTTTTAA
- a CDS encoding SCO family protein, which yields MFKNKSYIGISFIILIFGIYAVPKIVDRVKNGDIVKGNRLDNVGLKTSKADGKLMKIGPAPKFELTNQDNAKVSNDTYKGKVYVLEFFFTTCPSICPKMNLSMLEIEKTFFGNPNFGIVSITIDPKHDTPQVLKEHAKLLGVKSSTWNFLTGDKNTIMELSNKGFNLYAGENEKVSGGFEHSGLFALIDKEGNIRCRKDEFGNPNIYYDGLDKKGVRDIQEDIKILLEE from the coding sequence ATGTTTAAGAATAAATCATATATCGGTATTTCGTTTATTATTTTAATTTTTGGAATTTATGCCGTTCCTAAAATTGTTGACAGAGTTAAAAACGGAGACATTGTAAAAGGAAACCGTCTGGACAATGTAGGATTGAAAACTTCAAAGGCTGATGGTAAATTGATGAAAATTGGACCAGCGCCGAAATTTGAATTGACCAATCAGGACAATGCTAAAGTTTCGAATGATACTTACAAAGGAAAGGTTTATGTGTTAGAATTTTTCTTCACAACTTGCCCGTCAATTTGTCCGAAAATGAATTTAAGCATGCTGGAGATCGAAAAGACTTTTTTCGGAAATCCAAATTTCGGAATCGTATCCATCACAATCGATCCTAAACATGATACGCCGCAGGTTTTAAAAGAACATGCTAAGTTATTAGGAGTAAAATCTTCTACCTGGAATTTCTTAACGGGGGATAAAAATACGATCATGGAATTGTCTAATAAAGGATTCAATTTATATGCCGGAGAGAATGAAAAAGTGAGCGGTGGTTTTGAACACTCAGGTTTGTTCGCTTTAATTGATAAAGAAGGAAATATTCGTTGCAGAAAAGATGAATTCGGAAATCCAAATATCTATTATGACGGATTAGATAAAAAAGGAGTTAGAGACATACAGGAAGATATTAAAATATTATTAGAAGAATAG
- a CDS encoding DUF420 domain-containing protein, which produces MEDHSLEKKFSKFIVAVSIVIPLVVAILFGVKLKDLGIEVEPLSFLPPIYATTNGITAVVLVWAVLAIKNGKRKLHERLMTLAIGLSVAFLVMYVAYHMTSDSTKFGGEGAIRYIYFFILVTHILLSIAIIPLVLITYVRALAKRFDRHKKIAKITFPLWLYVAVTGVVVYLMISPYYA; this is translated from the coding sequence ATGGAAGATCATTCATTAGAGAAAAAATTCAGTAAGTTTATTGTTGCGGTTTCAATTGTAATTCCACTTGTGGTAGCCATTTTATTTGGTGTAAAATTGAAAGACTTAGGAATTGAAGTTGAACCGCTTTCGTTTCTGCCTCCAATTTACGCAACAACAAATGGTATTACCGCTGTAGTTTTAGTTTGGGCTGTATTGGCCATTAAAAATGGAAAACGTAAGCTCCATGAACGCTTAATGACTTTAGCGATTGGGCTTTCGGTAGCTTTTTTAGTAATGTATGTGGCGTATCACATGACCTCCGATTCTACTAAATTTGGCGGTGAAGGAGCAATTCGTTATATCTATTTCTTTATTTTGGTGACTCATATTTTATTGTCTATTGCCATTATTCCATTGGTATTAATAACGTACGTACGTGCATTGGCAAAACGCTTTGACCGACATAAAAAAATTGCTAAAATAACATTTCCGCTATGGTTGTATGTTGCAGTTACCGGTGTTGTGGTTTACTTAATGATTTCTCCTTATTATGCTTAA
- a CDS encoding DUF4403 family protein, protein MKFSSIISLFTLLAVLAGCSTAQKLETLKPEPDDASPLVYEANPSFINLPITVKLSDIENQTNTLLNGLIYEDNTIDDDDIEMKIWKQAPIKIQNDPANPDKKIKTILPLKATVKYRIGTKKLGVELYDIREFNLNGVITLSSEVALTNWKLNTKTEFKSLDWSESPTMQIFGKSMPITYLINPAISIFKSKIEKKIDEAIEKSMDFKPNVLTALEKICTPFQLSDTYESWLRIVPVEVYSTNAKLKNDQFLLDMGMKCNMETIVGKKPESKFSANKIILKPVAKVPNQISANIAAISTYVDASKIMTKNFAGQEFGSGSKKVTVKNVSIWHKNGKMVIALDVLGSVNGTLYLNGFPQYNPQTKEIYFEKLDYVLDTKSRLMRTASWLGQGYVLRKMEESCRYSIQPNLEEGKKNMAAYLKNYSPLPGVFVNGKMEDIQFDKIQLTNQAIIAFIKINGTVNVSVNGLK, encoded by the coding sequence TACTTGCAGGCTGCTCTACAGCCCAAAAACTGGAAACCCTAAAACCGGAGCCGGATGACGCAAGTCCGTTAGTTTACGAAGCAAACCCCTCCTTTATCAATTTACCAATTACAGTAAAACTTAGCGATATTGAAAATCAAACCAATACACTTTTAAACGGATTGATTTATGAAGACAATACGATCGACGACGACGATATCGAAATGAAAATCTGGAAGCAGGCGCCTATAAAAATTCAAAATGACCCCGCAAACCCAGACAAGAAGATAAAAACAATCCTGCCTTTAAAAGCCACTGTTAAATACCGAATCGGTACCAAAAAACTGGGCGTTGAACTTTACGACATCAGAGAGTTTAATCTGAATGGTGTGATTACCCTGTCCAGTGAAGTGGCACTGACAAACTGGAAATTAAACACTAAAACGGAGTTTAAATCATTAGACTGGAGCGAAAGTCCGACCATGCAGATTTTTGGTAAAAGCATGCCTATTACCTATCTAATAAACCCTGCAATTTCTATTTTTAAATCAAAAATTGAAAAGAAAATAGACGAGGCTATCGAAAAATCAATGGATTTCAAACCAAATGTTTTAACTGCCTTAGAAAAAATCTGCACTCCTTTTCAACTGAGTGACACTTACGAAAGCTGGCTTAGAATTGTTCCTGTTGAAGTGTATTCAACCAATGCCAAATTAAAAAATGATCAGTTTTTACTGGACATGGGAATGAAATGCAACATGGAAACCATCGTAGGCAAAAAACCTGAATCTAAATTCAGTGCCAATAAAATCATATTGAAACCTGTCGCTAAAGTTCCGAATCAGATTTCAGCAAACATTGCTGCCATATCTACCTATGTTGATGCTTCAAAGATTATGACGAAGAATTTTGCAGGTCAGGAATTTGGTTCGGGCAGCAAAAAAGTGACGGTAAAAAATGTATCCATCTGGCATAAAAACGGAAAGATGGTTATTGCTCTAGATGTTTTAGGCTCTGTAAACGGAACGCTTTATTTAAACGGATTTCCTCAATACAATCCTCAGACTAAAGAAATTTACTTTGAAAAACTGGATTACGTTTTAGATACCAAAAGCAGATTAATGCGCACGGCAAGCTGGTTGGGTCAGGGGTATGTTTTAAGAAAAATGGAAGAGAGCTGTCGTTATTCGATACAACCCAATTTAGAGGAAGGCAAGAAAAACATGGCGGCTTATCTTAAAAACTATTCTCCATTGCCAGGTGTTTTTGTCAATGGAAAAATGGAAGACATCCAGTTTGATAAAATTCAACTAACCAATCAGGCCATTATTGCCTTTATCAAAATAAACGGTACCGTAAATGTCTCGGTTAACGGTTTGAAATAA